The Vibrio sp. 10N DNA window GTAGATAACTCTCTCCATGTCAAGTTTTCCTTTATTGTTTTTGAGTTGGTTCTCAAGTTTGACACGATAATTAACGTTAACTATAGGTTATAGGGTTTCCATTTCAAATTTATATAACGTGAGTTGAGAGTAAATACACTAGCTTCGTTGAGGTGGAAGATGGACGTCACGTAGGGCTAGCTATGTGCGATCTCGCGGTTAGGGTTTTACTCGACATCACCGATTGGAAACGCAAGGAGTGAACATGATTGATTTGGATCAGGCGCTTGGGATTCACCCGCAGATGGTGCAATTTAGGTTAGAGCGAGCCACCGTACTGAGCTCGAACATTGCTAACGTTGACACCCCAAATTACAAAGCGGTTGATGTGTCGTTTGATGCCATTTTGTCAGGTATTGGTACTGGAAAAACGTGGCAAATTGATAGCCAAATGCTGTATCGCATTCCAGTGCAGCGCACTCGTGATGGCAATACAGTTGAGCTAGAGGCTGAGCAGGCGAGGTTTGCTAAAAATGTGATGGACTACCATCAGAGCCTCGCGTTTTTGCAGTCGAAGATTAACGGACTCAAGACCGCGATTAAAGGTCAGTGATGTCAAACCTGAAACAGGAATAGTTACATGGCTAGGTCAAGGGCGTAGCTAGAATGAGAAACTAAACGGAACATAATGGCGAAACCATCCACAGACATCATAGAGTGTTGGGTGATTGTTACTCTGGTGACATGTCTTGCACTGGTGGCCATAAGGCAACATATAACAACGTCAGCAATTGGATATATTGGCTAATTAAGTAGGGATACTATGTCATTTTTCGGAATATATGAAACGGCTGGGTCGGCAATGACGGCTCAGACTGTACGGCTTAATACCATATCAAGCAACTTGGCGAACGCAGATTCAGTATCTGGCGATCCGGCTAAGGTTTACAAGCCATTAAAACCCATCTTTTCATCAATATACAATCAGTTTGACGCGGCACAGTCACTGAATGAGAGCCGACATGAAGGCAGGCATCAAGGCATAGTGCCTATCCGAATTGCGGATGTCATTGAGGTGTCTTCGGTCACCGAGGAGCGATTTGAGCCAGATAATCCACTGTCGAATGATGAGGGGTATGTGTATTACTCCGGAATCAATGTTGTTAATGAAATGGCCGATATGATGTCTGCGACACGCAGCTTTGAGGCCAGCGTGGAAGTCTTGGGTAATGCCAAATCGATGCAGCAATCCTTGCTTGGGTTGTGGCGTAACTGATCGCAGCTCTCGATAGCAACCAGCAAATTAAATAGGTAGGCAAAACATGGCTACGATATCAGGGGCAGCTCAGGTCAACAGCATTGTGTCCGCATCAAGCGCCGCACCGCAAGTCAATCCAAACAGTGGTGAGGCGTTAAAGAATGAGTTCATCACCTTAATGGTGGCGCAAATTGAGAACCAAGATCCTCTCAATCCAACCGATGGTACGGAGTATGTGGCTCAGTTAGCGCAGTTCTCACAGGTTGAGAGCACCGAGAATTTGGTGCAGTTGATGCAATCTAACACGGCGATGTTGGACAACTTACAGGTACTCAGCACAGCAAGCTTGGTGGATAAAAATGTCACGGTGCGCAGCGATCAGCTAGAGATGAGCCCGGGCAGTAGCAATCAGGGTTACATAGAGCTACTAGCGCCCTCAAACACAGTGACGATTGAGCTTTTAGACAGCGCAGGGAATGCTATCGCGATACCGCTTGGTCCAAAATCGGCAGGTAAAGTAGGCTTTACCATCGATGCCGATCAGCATCAGCTTAATGGCCGTTACCAAATGCGAGTGAGCGTAGACAGCGGTCAAAATTATTCACCAACGATTTTTCAGCATGGTGTGGTAGAACAAGTGACCACGCCGGCACTTGATGGAACCAGTCAGTTGCAGGTTCAAGGCATAGGCAAAGTTGCCTTTTACGAAGTCGCCGCGTTTGCGCAGAATTGATGAACTGCCCCGCGGCTATTGGTTATTTTCGCTGTTTAGTTAACGTTTTGGCGCACCTTTTTTCGCGCTCGATTAGGTAAGATGACGGCTGTCGTACTCCTAAGGACTTAGATCCAGGAGGTAGCCTCTTTATGGAATGAAGAGGATGACATTATGAGTTTCAGTATTGCATTGAGTGGGCTAAACGCCTCGAACTCAGAGCTCAATACCATCTCAAACAACATTGCGAATGTATCAACCACAGGCTTTAAAGAGTCACGCACCGAGTTTGCGTCAG harbors:
- a CDS encoding flagellar basal body protein is translated as MIDLDQALGIHPQMVQFRLERATVLSSNIANVDTPNYKAVDVSFDAILSGIGTGKTWQIDSQMLYRIPVQRTRDGNTVELEAEQARFAKNVMDYHQSLAFLQSKINGLKTAIKGQ
- the flgC gene encoding flagellar basal body rod protein FlgC; this translates as MSFFGIYETAGSAMTAQTVRLNTISSNLANADSVSGDPAKVYKPLKPIFSSIYNQFDAAQSLNESRHEGRHQGIVPIRIADVIEVSSVTEERFEPDNPLSNDEGYVYYSGINVVNEMADMMSATRSFEASVEVLGNAKSMQQSLLGLWRN
- a CDS encoding flagellar hook capping FlgD N-terminal domain-containing protein, whose protein sequence is MATISGAAQVNSIVSASSAAPQVNPNSGEALKNEFITLMVAQIENQDPLNPTDGTEYVAQLAQFSQVESTENLVQLMQSNTAMLDNLQVLSTASLVDKNVTVRSDQLEMSPGSSNQGYIELLAPSNTVTIELLDSAGNAIAIPLGPKSAGKVGFTIDADQHQLNGRYQMRVSVDSGQNYSPTIFQHGVVEQVTTPALDGTSQLQVQGIGKVAFYEVAAFAQN